In Pirellulales bacterium, the following proteins share a genomic window:
- a CDS encoding dockerin type I domain-containing protein produces the protein MRNLYVGMGLLLFLTSPSHAVILGTGDGQGNTTAPADDPGFANVGILGSGSAVYLGGGWVLTAAHVYNGSGGVPAVTWFQGTSYANLPGSGVQLLNPPGDGYTQYSDLELYQLATAPPLPSLQISSLTPTAGSDVTMIGNGRDRSNTQIGYWTSSWQPSATPSTYAGEIWSNMPDLRWGTNVIDQTSVIEGVGTNTEKAFMTSFSQNGTPYEAQGAPGDSGGGVFYKDPATGAWNLTGIMFSINGLPGQPWGTSVFGDVTYSADLSAYRTQIEQTITIPGDLNHDGIVNSQDLALVVSDWMKTGTGTNDPVGDANHDGIVNTQDIALVSSAMYAGVSVSGSLATVPEPGSWLLAITAATGLYFWRRSTHRGR, from the coding sequence ATGCGAAATCTGTACGTCGGCATGGGACTATTGTTATTCCTAACAAGTCCCAGCCATGCTGTGATACTCGGTACGGGAGACGGCCAGGGCAATACCACTGCACCGGCCGATGATCCGGGTTTCGCCAACGTCGGGATTCTCGGCAGCGGCAGCGCCGTTTACCTCGGAGGCGGATGGGTGCTGACCGCCGCACATGTCTACAACGGCAGTGGCGGTGTTCCCGCCGTCACGTGGTTCCAGGGCACCTCATATGCAAACTTGCCAGGTTCGGGAGTGCAACTGCTCAATCCGCCAGGGGATGGTTACACGCAATACTCCGATCTCGAGCTGTACCAACTGGCCACCGCGCCACCGCTCCCGTCGCTGCAGATCAGCTCCCTCACGCCGACTGCCGGTTCGGACGTAACTATGATCGGTAACGGGCGCGACCGATCCAATACGCAAATCGGTTACTGGACCTCGTCGTGGCAACCTTCCGCGACTCCCAGCACCTACGCCGGTGAGATCTGGTCAAACATGCCCGATCTCCGCTGGGGTACGAACGTCATCGATCAGACCTCGGTCATTGAAGGGGTGGGCACCAATACCGAGAAGGCGTTCATGACCTCGTTCAGCCAGAACGGTACTCCCTACGAGGCGCAAGGCGCCCCCGGGGATTCGGGCGGAGGGGTCTTTTATAAAGACCCTGCAACCGGAGCCTGGAACCTGACGGGAATCATGTTCTCCATAAATGGGCTCCCCGGTCAACCTTGGGGTACGTCCGTTTTCGGCGATGTCACTTATTCTGCCGATCTTTCGGCTTACCGCACACAGATCGAGCAAACCATCACGATTCCCGGCGACCTGAACCACGACGGTATTGTCAACTCGCAGGATCTGGCGCTCGTGGTCAGCGATTGGATGAAAACTGGAACCGGCACAAATGACCCGGTAGGCGACGCCAATCACGACGGAATCGTCAACACGCAGGATATCGCCCTTGTCTCCAGTGCCATGTACGCCGGCGTTAGCGTCTCGGGATCGCTGGCGACCGTCCCCGAGCCTGGCAGCTGGCTGCTCGCAATCACGGCAGCGACAGGCCTGTACTTTTGGCGTCGAAGCACGCACCGAGGCCGCTAG
- the mutS gene encoding DNA mismatch repair protein MutS, with product MTATPMMRQYQDAKAACPDALLLFRMGDFYELFHDDAKRAAQVLNLALTSREKGENAIPMAGFPHHQLEAYLGKLIAAGLRVAICDQVEDPREAKGLVKRELVRIVSRGTVTDDALLDPRENNFLAALVPGKTAGLAWVELSTGRFHAMQLPSEQLSDELARIGPVECLLAEDAEPPAHVLTDGMLVTRRPNWAFAQHAAQESLGKQFGTATLEGFGFGDEDGAAIRAAGAIIDYLVETQKASIGHIDRLIPYRPGTVLEIDEATRRSLEITRTLRDGARQGSLLGVLDRTVTAMGSRLMSHWAANPLTDLAAINARLDAVSELISDAGLLAGLRESLKSMFDVERLLARVTTGRASPRDLSCLARTLRALPALKAKLTARQSERLNQLEAALDLCPELRSRLDAALVEDCPLLSREGGFIRDGFRPELDALRELATGGKQWIANYQASEAARTGIPNLKVGFNNVFGYYLEVTNPHREKVPPEYHRRQTVKNAERYVTPELKEYEEKVLTADERAKQLEYDLFIELRDATAAESRRLRTTAEVIAELDCLAALAELARHGGYCRPTLVAEPVLKITAGRHPVLDQQLSQGTFVPNDTAMGSDEGLVLLITGPNMAGKSTYIRQTALLAIMAQMGSFVPAQSATIGIADRIFARVGASDDLSRGRSTFMVEMTETARILNTATDRSLVILDEIGRGTSTYDGVSLAWAAVEFLHDQVGCRTLFATHYHELTDLTQSLAQLRNLNVAVREWQEDVVFLHKIIDGPADKSYGIHVARLAGVPREVLERAKQILAQLEAEHIDEGGRAKLARRRRSTRVADLQLTLFAAAEHPLLDEIRQVDVNQLRPLDALALLGDWQAKLGPRK from the coding sequence ATGACAGCCACCCCCATGATGCGGCAGTATCAGGACGCCAAGGCGGCGTGCCCTGATGCGCTTCTGCTGTTTCGCATGGGCGATTTCTACGAGCTGTTCCACGACGACGCCAAGCGCGCCGCGCAGGTACTGAACCTGGCACTCACCAGCCGCGAAAAAGGGGAAAACGCCATCCCCATGGCGGGCTTTCCGCATCATCAGCTCGAAGCCTATTTGGGCAAGCTGATCGCCGCGGGCTTGCGCGTGGCGATTTGCGACCAGGTGGAAGATCCGCGCGAGGCCAAAGGCCTGGTGAAGCGTGAGCTGGTGCGGATTGTCTCGCGCGGCACCGTGACCGACGACGCACTGCTCGACCCGCGCGAGAACAATTTCCTCGCCGCGCTTGTACCCGGGAAAACGGCCGGCCTGGCATGGGTGGAACTGTCGACGGGACGCTTTCACGCGATGCAGTTGCCGAGCGAGCAATTATCTGACGAGTTGGCGCGCATCGGGCCCGTCGAATGCCTGCTGGCCGAGGATGCCGAGCCGCCGGCGCACGTTCTAACCGACGGGATGCTCGTTACTCGCCGGCCGAACTGGGCCTTCGCCCAGCACGCGGCGCAGGAATCGCTCGGCAAACAATTTGGCACCGCCACGCTCGAAGGTTTCGGCTTTGGCGATGAAGACGGCGCGGCCATTCGCGCCGCCGGCGCCATCATCGATTACCTCGTCGAGACGCAAAAGGCCTCGATCGGGCATATCGACCGCTTGATCCCCTACCGGCCTGGCACCGTGCTCGAAATCGACGAAGCCACGCGCCGCAGCCTGGAGATCACGCGCACGCTGCGCGACGGCGCCCGGCAGGGGTCGCTCTTGGGCGTCCTCGATCGCACCGTCACGGCCATGGGTTCGCGTTTGATGAGTCATTGGGCGGCCAACCCGCTCACAGATCTCGCGGCGATCAACGCCCGGCTCGATGCCGTGTCGGAGTTGATCTCCGATGCAGGCTTGCTGGCGGGCCTGCGTGAATCGTTGAAAAGCATGTTCGACGTGGAACGGCTGTTAGCTCGCGTAACTACCGGGCGTGCCAGCCCACGCGATTTGAGCTGCCTGGCCCGCACGCTACGTGCCCTGCCAGCGCTCAAGGCAAAGCTAACGGCGCGCCAAAGCGAGCGGTTGAATCAACTCGAAGCGGCGCTGGATCTTTGCCCGGAGTTGCGATCGAGGCTCGACGCGGCGCTCGTCGAGGATTGCCCGCTCCTGAGTCGCGAAGGCGGCTTCATCCGCGACGGCTTTCGCCCGGAACTCGACGCATTGCGCGAGTTGGCCACGGGCGGCAAGCAGTGGATCGCCAACTATCAGGCTTCGGAAGCCGCGCGCACCGGCATCCCGAATCTGAAAGTCGGCTTCAACAACGTCTTCGGCTACTACCTGGAAGTCACGAACCCGCATCGCGAAAAAGTTCCACCGGAATACCATCGCCGGCAGACGGTGAAAAACGCCGAGCGCTACGTCACGCCCGAGTTGAAGGAATACGAGGAAAAAGTTCTCACGGCCGACGAGCGCGCCAAACAGTTGGAGTACGACCTTTTTATCGAGCTACGCGACGCCACGGCGGCCGAGTCGCGCCGCCTACGCACGACGGCCGAGGTCATCGCCGAACTGGATTGCCTCGCCGCGCTGGCCGAGCTTGCTCGTCATGGTGGGTACTGCCGGCCGACGCTCGTCGCGGAGCCGGTGTTGAAGATCACGGCGGGACGCCACCCGGTGCTCGATCAGCAGTTGTCGCAGGGGACGTTTGTCCCGAACGATACCGCTATGGGCTCCGACGAGGGGCTAGTCCTGTTGATCACCGGGCCGAACATGGCCGGCAAGAGCACGTACATTCGCCAGACGGCGCTGTTGGCGATCATGGCGCAGATGGGAAGCTTCGTGCCGGCACAGTCCGCCACGATAGGGATCGCCGATCGTATTTTCGCGCGCGTGGGCGCCAGCGATGACCTCTCGCGCGGCCGCAGCACGTTCATGGTCGAGATGACCGAGACGGCGCGGATTCTCAACACGGCCACCGATCGCAGCCTGGTGATTCTCGACGAGATCGGCCGCGGCACCAGCACCTACGACGGCGTGTCCCTCGCTTGGGCGGCAGTGGAGTTTCTGCACGATCAGGTGGGCTGCCGCACCTTGTTTGCCACGCACTACCACGAGCTGACCGACCTGACGCAATCGCTCGCGCAGTTGCGCAACCTGAACGTGGCCGTGCGCGAATGGCAGGAGGACGTCGTCTTTCTGCACAAGATCATCGACGGTCCGGCGGACAAGAGCTACGGCATTCACGTGGCTCGACTGGCCGGCGTGCCGCGCGAAGTGCTGGAGCGTGCCAAGCAGATTCTCGCGCAGCTCGAAGCCGAGCACATCGACGAAGGAGGCCGGGCAAAGCTTGCCCGTCGCCGCCGTTCGACGCGTGTGGCGGATTTGCAACTGACGCTCTTCGCCGCGGCCGAGCATCCGCTGTTGGACGAGATTCGCCAGGTCGACGTCAACCAGCTCCGACCGCTCGACGCGCTCGCGCTCCTGGGCGATTGGCAGGCGAAGCTCGGCCCTCGAAAGTGA
- a CDS encoding uracil-DNA glycosylase, whose amino-acid sequence MKSSKSLNEQIIACEACPRLRAYCRQVAEEKRKAFALHRYWGRPVPNFGDRKARLLIVGLAPAAHGANRTGRMFTGDRSGEWLYRALHKAGFANQPTSTDSGDSLRLIDCAITAVAHCAPPDNRPTPDEIRKCRKWLAATIDLLPATVFVALGQIAWQAMIREARSRDWLTGRAAKFQHGAEQGLADGRRLLASYHPSQQNTFTGRLTEPMFDAVFRRARRLLS is encoded by the coding sequence ATGAAAAGTTCGAAGTCGCTCAACGAACAGATCATCGCCTGCGAAGCCTGCCCACGCTTGCGCGCGTATTGCCGGCAAGTGGCCGAGGAAAAACGCAAGGCCTTCGCGCTTCACAGGTACTGGGGCCGGCCGGTCCCGAATTTTGGCGATCGCAAAGCACGCCTTTTGATCGTTGGCCTCGCGCCGGCCGCGCACGGCGCGAATCGCACGGGGCGCATGTTCACGGGAGATCGAAGCGGCGAATGGCTCTATCGCGCGCTCCACAAGGCCGGCTTTGCCAACCAGCCGACCTCGACCGATTCGGGCGACAGCCTCAGGCTCATTGACTGCGCGATCACGGCGGTAGCGCATTGCGCCCCGCCGGATAACCGACCGACCCCGGACGAGATCCGCAAGTGCCGCAAGTGGCTTGCAGCCACGATCGATCTGCTACCCGCGACGGTTTTCGTGGCGCTGGGCCAAATCGCCTGGCAGGCGATGATTCGCGAAGCCCGCTCGCGCGATTGGCTCACCGGGCGTGCGGCGAAGTTTCAGCACGGCGCCGAGCAAGGATTGGCCGACGGCCGCCGCCTGTTGGCGAGTTATCACCCCAGCCAGCAGAACACTTTCACGGGCCGGCTGACAGAACCGATGTTCGACGCGGTGTTCCGCCGGGCGCGCCGGCTGTTAAGCTAG
- a CDS encoding DUF1080 domain-containing protein, giving the protein MKCSFQVAFAFAACMLTTLPSSAGEWKSLFNGKDLGGWQAIDGPASSWKVEDGLLFCSGQGSGWLSTDKEYGNFELELEFRVPANGNSGVFLRAPHKGNPAFEGMEIQVLDDYGPDYTNLKPTQYCGSLYDVAPASPRVSKKAGEWQKMQIICNGNSVKVSLNGTQIVNADLTAHPDKLPTHPGLKRTTGYLGLQNHGSRLDYRNIRIREL; this is encoded by the coding sequence ATGAAATGCTCTTTCCAAGTTGCCTTTGCATTTGCTGCCTGCATGCTAACGACGCTCCCCTCGAGTGCCGGCGAATGGAAATCGCTCTTCAATGGCAAGGACCTCGGAGGCTGGCAAGCCATCGACGGCCCTGCCAGCAGTTGGAAGGTCGAGGATGGTCTGCTGTTCTGCTCGGGGCAGGGATCGGGTTGGCTGTCCACGGACAAGGAATACGGCAACTTCGAGCTGGAGCTCGAATTTCGCGTACCCGCCAACGGCAATAGCGGTGTGTTCCTGAGAGCCCCGCACAAGGGCAACCCGGCCTTCGAGGGGATGGAAATCCAGGTTCTCGACGACTACGGCCCTGACTATACGAACTTGAAACCGACGCAATATTGCGGCAGCTTGTACGACGTCGCACCGGCCAGCCCGCGTGTCTCGAAGAAAGCCGGCGAGTGGCAGAAGATGCAAATCATTTGTAACGGGAACAGCGTGAAGGTCTCGCTGAACGGCACGCAAATTGTCAACGCCGATCTGACGGCGCATCCCGATAAACTGCCGACGCATCCAGGCTTGAAACGGACGACGGGCTACTTGGGCCTGCAGAACCACGGTTCACGGCTCGATTACCGCAACATCCGCATTCGCGAGCTGTGA
- a CDS encoding PVC-type heme-binding CxxCH protein: MHSALFLFMSFIGAAPAAEAPPRSLDPRVVIEEFAAQPDIVTPTGLAVDEQGRVLVAECHTHFRPPDYAGPPADRIRMLVDTDNDGRADRVTNFYEGGTATMNLAVYEDGSVFVATRMDIHRLSDRDSDGVSDDRKLIARLETAGNYPHNGLSGFAFDGLGNVYFGLGENLGADYRLIGADGTTLSGGGEGGSIYRCRPDGSQLVRLATGFWNPFHLCCDAFDRLFAVDNDPDSRPPCRLLHVVPGGDYGYRFRNGRKGVHPFTAWNGELPGTLPMTAGTGEAPSGVLAYDSDMLPEEFRGTLLVTSWGDHRIERFRLVPHGASFRATAEPVITGGENFRPVGIALAPDGSLFVSDWVDKSYELHGQGRVWHIRNRDGETLPRLRDARHSRHRPDRQAAIRRSIDNAKKQNARSGASPEQRLAVQVSQLTDIVLGKDSPAVRADALIGLARADHIAKVAKKIAERDASPDLRALATRLGVDDVATLGTLESDKEAEVRAEALRRLVDPHARPLLLKELADQDPFIAQAARSALARSTNLEERLQLTAAESAPIRLAAILLLRESSASPARAPLAKLLADPDATVRFAAVQWVAEAGLSEYREQIANGLASGATTRSLFEAYLAALERLDGRERKVKDEWSGEQYVLSLIENPDTAPAVRARALRTLRADHPALTIDLLTKLAAAPDLPTRVEAIRSLRERQEPEARDEIERLAADGQAPVELRAEAIVGITADTEKRRELLLALADTDDSHLRREALRSLRGAVLSASDRARLAALRPKEADHEMIGRLLGEAAQSRPPRTDGPGWAALISADGDPASGERIFFHPRGPACYRCHQMDGRGGSIGPELSVTPRALSPARLLESLLVPSKEIAPQFTSWTVIRHDGTTFSGIMLSEGPDGTRQYGTPDGQTITVRDADVAEVRTQPKSIMPDDLCVQMTPAELADLVAFLRGAK, from the coding sequence ATGCATTCCGCTCTCTTCCTGTTCATGAGTTTCATCGGCGCGGCCCCCGCTGCCGAGGCGCCGCCCCGCTCGCTCGATCCGCGCGTCGTCATCGAAGAATTCGCCGCGCAGCCGGATATCGTCACGCCGACGGGGCTCGCGGTCGACGAGCAAGGTCGGGTGCTGGTGGCCGAGTGCCACACGCATTTTCGTCCACCCGACTATGCCGGCCCGCCGGCCGATCGCATTCGCATGCTGGTCGATACGGACAACGACGGCCGGGCCGATCGCGTGACGAATTTCTACGAAGGGGGCACGGCCACGATGAACCTGGCCGTCTACGAAGATGGCTCGGTGTTCGTCGCCACGCGGATGGACATCCATCGGCTGTCCGATCGCGACAGTGACGGCGTGTCGGACGATCGAAAATTGATCGCCCGGCTCGAGACGGCCGGCAACTATCCGCACAACGGTCTGTCGGGCTTCGCCTTCGACGGATTGGGGAACGTCTATTTCGGACTCGGCGAAAACCTTGGCGCCGATTATCGGCTGATTGGCGCCGACGGTACGACACTCAGCGGCGGCGGCGAAGGAGGAAGCATTTACCGCTGCCGGCCCGACGGTTCACAGCTTGTGCGGCTGGCGACGGGCTTCTGGAACCCGTTCCATCTCTGCTGCGACGCCTTCGACCGGCTGTTCGCCGTCGATAACGATCCCGATTCGCGCCCGCCGTGCCGGTTGTTGCACGTGGTGCCTGGCGGAGATTACGGCTATCGCTTCCGCAACGGCCGCAAGGGGGTGCATCCGTTCACGGCCTGGAACGGCGAACTGCCCGGCACACTGCCCATGACCGCCGGAACCGGCGAAGCACCGTCGGGTGTGCTGGCCTACGACTCGGATATGCTTCCTGAGGAGTTCCGCGGCACACTATTGGTAACTTCCTGGGGCGATCATCGCATCGAGCGGTTTCGGCTGGTGCCGCATGGCGCCTCGTTTCGGGCTACGGCCGAACCAGTGATCACCGGCGGCGAGAACTTCCGACCCGTCGGCATCGCGCTTGCGCCGGACGGGTCGCTCTTCGTAAGTGACTGGGTCGACAAGTCGTACGAACTGCACGGCCAGGGGCGTGTCTGGCACATCCGCAATCGCGATGGGGAGACCTTGCCGCGGCTGCGTGACGCGCGGCACTCTCGACATCGCCCCGATCGACAGGCGGCAATCCGTCGATCCATCGACAACGCGAAAAAGCAGAATGCCCGAAGCGGCGCAAGCCCCGAGCAACGTCTTGCTGTTCAAGTGTCGCAGCTCACCGACATCGTGCTGGGCAAAGACTCGCCGGCCGTGCGCGCTGACGCCTTGATTGGCCTGGCTCGCGCGGACCATATTGCAAAGGTAGCGAAAAAGATCGCCGAGCGTGATGCATCGCCTGACCTGCGCGCCTTGGCGACGCGGCTGGGGGTGGATGACGTGGCGACGTTGGGAACGCTGGAGAGTGATAAAGAGGCTGAAGTTCGCGCCGAGGCACTGCGCCGGCTAGTCGATCCGCACGCGCGGCCCCTGCTCTTGAAGGAGTTGGCGGATCAAGATCCTTTTATCGCCCAAGCTGCCCGATCGGCGCTAGCTCGCTCGACAAATCTTGAGGAGCGATTGCAACTCACCGCCGCGGAAAGCGCGCCGATACGGCTGGCGGCTATTCTCCTTTTACGCGAATCATCCGCGTCGCCAGCCCGCGCACCGCTTGCAAAATTGCTCGCCGACCCGGATGCCACCGTGCGTTTCGCCGCCGTGCAATGGGTGGCTGAAGCGGGCCTGAGTGAATATCGCGAGCAGATTGCCAATGGCCTGGCCAGCGGCGCCACGACGCGTAGTCTTTTCGAAGCCTATCTCGCGGCACTTGAAAGGCTCGATGGCCGAGAGCGCAAAGTGAAAGACGAATGGAGCGGCGAGCAATACGTCTTGTCGCTCATCGAGAATCCCGATACTGCGCCCGCCGTGCGCGCCCGGGCACTTCGCACGCTCCGGGCAGACCATCCTGCGCTGACGATTGACTTACTGACGAAGCTGGCCGCGGCGCCCGATCTTCCGACGCGTGTGGAGGCAATTCGCTCCCTGCGCGAACGACAGGAGCCGGAAGCGCGCGACGAGATCGAGCGCCTTGCCGCCGATGGCCAGGCGCCCGTCGAATTGCGGGCCGAGGCGATCGTCGGCATCACGGCCGATACCGAGAAACGCCGCGAGTTGCTGTTGGCTCTCGCCGACACTGACGATTCGCACCTCCGGCGCGAGGCGCTCCGCTCGCTGCGCGGCGCCGTGCTCTCCGCGTCAGATCGGGCGCGACTAGCGGCCCTGCGTCCCAAAGAGGCGGACCACGAGATGATCGGCCGGCTGCTCGGCGAAGCCGCCCAATCACGGCCGCCCCGAACCGACGGACCCGGGTGGGCAGCACTAATTTCCGCCGACGGCGATCCCGCCTCCGGCGAGCGAATCTTCTTTCATCCACGCGGACCGGCGTGTTACCGCTGTCACCAAATGGACGGACGAGGCGGGTCGATCGGTCCGGAGCTGTCGGTAACACCGCGGGCGTTATCCCCCGCGCGGCTGTTGGAATCACTCCTGGTGCCCAGCAAGGAAATCGCACCTCAGTTCACCTCTTGGACTGTGATACGGCACGACGGGACAACCTTCAGCGGCATCATGCTGTCCGAAGGTCCGGACGGCACTCGGCAGTATGGAACGCCTGACGGCCAGACAATTACGGTCCGCGACGCCGACGTGGCCGAGGTGCGAACGCAACCCAAATCGATTATGCCCGACGACTTATGTGTCCAAATGACGCCGGCGGAACTGGCCGACCTCGTGGCATTTTTGCGGGGAGCGAAGTAA
- a CDS encoding serine protease, whose product MLKLRFVRCSMAFALALATMVGLPGAAPAGIWPSALTPQALTPEVAQKPHPAVVRVIAPEEGGTSYGSGTLVDVRGDYGLVLTNWHVVADATHTIEVLFPDGFRTAARVITTDRTWDLAALAVWRPTVEPVRLASQPPKPGEPLTIAGYGSGKYRAVTGKCTQYVAPAMNRPYEMVELSVAARQGDSGGPIFNDRGELAGVLWGAGWGTTAGSYCGRVASFVAAIMPPPGVGEERNVQIAQAPAATAGALVPVQYNAPVAQANRSDKVVADQHWTAAHATIAKPTGGQSAVATSATGPAHQPSTAEASGDTTADQPGALEQIELFLAFVGGAALLLHGLRLLMPAK is encoded by the coding sequence GTGTTGAAGCTCCGATTCGTGCGTTGCTCGATGGCGTTCGCTCTGGCTCTGGCGACGATGGTCGGATTGCCGGGCGCCGCGCCCGCCGGTATCTGGCCAAGCGCGCTCACTCCGCAAGCTCTAACGCCCGAGGTCGCGCAGAAACCGCACCCGGCCGTGGTGCGCGTCATCGCTCCCGAGGAAGGGGGCACCTCCTACGGCTCGGGCACCTTGGTCGACGTCCGCGGCGATTATGGCCTGGTGCTGACCAACTGGCACGTCGTGGCCGACGCTACGCACACGATCGAAGTTCTCTTTCCCGATGGCTTCCGCACGGCGGCGCGCGTGATCACGACCGACCGCACGTGGGACCTGGCGGCGCTGGCGGTGTGGCGTCCCACGGTCGAGCCAGTGCGTCTGGCCTCGCAGCCTCCCAAGCCAGGCGAGCCGTTGACGATTGCCGGCTATGGATCGGGAAAATATCGCGCCGTCACCGGCAAGTGTACGCAGTACGTGGCCCCGGCAATGAACCGCCCGTATGAAATGGTCGAGCTGTCAGTCGCCGCGCGGCAGGGGGATTCCGGCGGACCGATCTTCAATGATCGGGGCGAACTGGCGGGTGTCCTGTGGGGCGCCGGCTGGGGCACGACTGCCGGAAGCTATTGCGGGCGAGTCGCCTCGTTCGTCGCGGCGATCATGCCACCCCCGGGAGTTGGCGAAGAGCGCAACGTGCAAATCGCCCAGGCGCCGGCCGCAACGGCCGGAGCGCTTGTGCCTGTGCAGTACAACGCTCCAGTGGCCCAGGCGAACCGTTCGGATAAGGTCGTCGCCGACCAGCATTGGACGGCCGCTCATGCGACGATCGCTAAGCCAACCGGGGGCCAATCAGCGGTCGCGACAAGTGCCACGGGACCCGCGCACCAGCCGTCAACGGCCGAGGCGAGCGGCGACACCACCGCCGACCAGCCGGGAGCGCTGGAACAGATTGAGTTGTTCCTCGCGTTCGTCGGCGGTGCGGCTCTCTTGCTGCACGGTTTGCGGCTGCTCATGCCGGCGAAGTAG
- a CDS encoding FliG C-terminal domain-containing protein: MSELGLRKVAALLNGLPEQAVVALEAQLSADERQLIASERARSMDFPTEQRTAAVTDFLLALSADQSHPSGDDARFATKAAPSHLASVLVEEHPQAIALVLARLAPAVAAEILELLPVDLRGNVARRIATIESVDEATIGAVEAVLAERLAALPTARFAAIDGVAALGEILQSLDRGAERLLLNGLASNEPELAQAVACHTFSIEDVLDWSRATAQILLAKIETPPLAVALKQIPSESRRKILELLPAPFAERLRHAVAHLGNVPPAIVEQSRHTIATTLRDLQNAGKITLDPLPPTSRLVA; the protein is encoded by the coding sequence ATGTCCGAATTGGGCCTTCGCAAAGTTGCCGCCTTGTTGAACGGTTTGCCCGAGCAGGCCGTCGTGGCGCTCGAAGCGCAGCTCTCGGCCGACGAACGGCAACTAATTGCGTCCGAGCGCGCCCGCTCGATGGACTTCCCCACCGAGCAGCGCACGGCCGCTGTGACCGATTTTCTGCTGGCCTTGAGTGCCGACCAGTCGCATCCATCTGGTGACGACGCAAGATTTGCGACCAAGGCAGCCCCGTCGCACCTGGCCTCGGTGCTTGTCGAAGAGCATCCGCAAGCGATCGCGCTTGTGCTCGCGCGCCTGGCGCCGGCGGTGGCCGCCGAAATCCTGGAACTGCTGCCCGTCGACTTGCGCGGCAATGTCGCGCGGCGGATCGCCACCATCGAATCCGTCGACGAAGCGACAATCGGCGCGGTCGAGGCGGTGCTCGCCGAGCGACTGGCGGCCTTGCCCACCGCGCGATTTGCGGCGATCGATGGTGTCGCAGCACTCGGCGAAATCCTGCAATCTCTCGATCGAGGCGCGGAGCGTTTGCTGCTCAATGGCCTCGCCAGCAACGAGCCGGAGCTGGCGCAGGCCGTGGCCTGCCACACCTTCTCGATCGAGGATGTACTCGATTGGTCGCGGGCGACTGCCCAGATACTTTTGGCCAAAATCGAGACGCCACCATTGGCCGTCGCGCTCAAGCAGATACCTAGCGAATCGCGTCGCAAAATCCTCGAATTGTTGCCGGCGCCATTCGCCGAGCGCCTGCGTCATGCGGTCGCACACTTAGGCAACGTCCCTCCGGCAATTGTCGAGCAATCGCGGCATACGATCGCCACCACGCTCCGTGATTTGCAAAATGCCGGCAAGATCACGTTAGATCCCTTGCCACCGACCAGTCGCCTCGTCGCCTAG
- a CDS encoding DUF4242 domain-containing protein, whose amino-acid sequence MPKYVIEREIPGAGSKSKEELHEAAAVSCGVLKKLGPSIQWVESYVTDDKIYCVYIAPNKALIEQHAREGGFPANRISEVRSIIDPTTSE is encoded by the coding sequence ATGCCGAAGTACGTCATCGAACGCGAGATCCCAGGCGCCGGTTCCAAGAGCAAAGAAGAGCTGCACGAAGCGGCAGCCGTTTCCTGCGGTGTGCTGAAAAAGCTCGGCCCCTCGATTCAATGGGTCGAGAGCTACGTCACCGACGACAAGATCTACTGTGTGTACATCGCGCCGAACAAGGCGCTGATCGAACAGCACGCCCGCGAAGGGGGCTTTCCTGCCAATCGGATTTCGGAAGTGCGCTCGATCATCGATCCGACGACAAGCGAGTAG
- a CDS encoding dienelactone hydrolase family protein, producing the protein MQIASASGRTLRTYVARPIEGNASRAVLVLHENRGLTSWEQELGDRLASAGFLVLAPDMLSERGPKGGGSDTFDSAAAAREAIHALAAEQILADLDAAVTIAEEQLPSARKVVVAGFGWGGSQAFRYAAHNPRLAAVVNFYGAAPHEEQLSQLQVPVFAFYGELDGITADVPRLKSRLKTLAKDFLPVTYGGASHGFMRTGKAPDAGPADRKAHDDAWVRFAELLATL; encoded by the coding sequence GTGCAGATCGCCTCCGCCTCGGGACGGACGCTGCGGACTTATGTGGCGCGGCCTATCGAAGGAAACGCCTCGCGCGCCGTCCTTGTTCTGCACGAGAACCGTGGTCTGACCTCGTGGGAGCAGGAGCTAGGCGATCGCCTGGCGTCGGCCGGTTTTCTGGTGCTGGCGCCCGACATGCTCAGCGAGCGTGGGCCGAAGGGAGGGGGATCGGACACATTTGATTCGGCCGCCGCGGCTCGCGAGGCGATTCACGCGCTTGCTGCCGAACAGATCCTTGCCGACCTGGACGCTGCGGTGACCATTGCCGAGGAACAGCTGCCGAGCGCGCGTAAGGTCGTGGTGGCAGGCTTTGGCTGGGGCGGCAGCCAGGCCTTTCGATACGCAGCACACAATCCTCGATTGGCCGCTGTGGTCAACTTCTATGGGGCCGCGCCTCATGAAGAGCAATTGTCACAGTTGCAAGTGCCGGTGTTCGCTTTCTACGGCGAGTTGGACGGAATCACCGCCGATGTTCCCCGGCTTAAGAGTCGTCTCAAAACGCTCGCCAAGGATTTCCTGCCCGTGACGTACGGGGGGGCGAGTCACGGATTCATGCGTACGGGCAAGGCCCCTGATGCGGGGCCCGCCGATCGCAAAGCGCACGACGACGCTTGGGTGCGATTCGCCGAATTACTGGCGACCCTGTGA